CCATTTTGTAAACATGCCTATCGCATGCGAGAGGAAAACAAGACGGAGGGGCGTGGACTACCGAAAGAAGTCAAGGCAAAGACTGTGTCAGGTACcgacttcctttttttcctatcCCTATCCCTAATGGATTTCCCAATTGTGCTTACTGCAACGTGGCTCCTGAACTTTTCCAACGTATCACTTGACTGAAtcgaaaatataaaaatggctAGTGGAACATTTGACGACTTCTGGGCTTACgataaacaaaaagacaaaagtgtACATGTTACCCCTAGTTGTCCTACTGAGACGCTTGGCCAAGCTGAGCTGCATCTTGTGACTTGTTAAACAAACCTGTATGACTTTCCTGTGAGGACAGTGATTGTATCACCaaatggactttttcctccctCTCTCTGCTACTACTCTTCTCAGTGACTGGCTGATAGATGTGATAGAAGTTCTCCTGCTTCTAACTTGTCAATATATCTGAAATGAAAGCAAAGCTGTACACAGGTCACGAAACATGAAATGATGAGGGGGTCCTGAGAGTGGGCCAAGTTGAAATCACTATTGGATTCTCTAACACCATGAAAAGATACAATCAGACaagaatataaataaaatacatactcACGTCAACttcagatttaaaaagaaactcacctaaatcagtggttcttaacatgTCTAAAAGTTTAGATTGGTTTGcaggctgctttaacgtcaacttgatttcacgtggcccggacaattttagacataatatttagattttttaaaataaatggattaaaagaactggattaaaatccctgaatattcagttttttatagatctaaaacaatgtttattttagctttttttatatatttttttagattttacaaaatgatttttgaactaaaaacacagaaaaaaatgattaaaaaattacaattattgttttaaaagggggaaaatcaggaaatttaatatacatctatattctttattttaatttgatcctaaaacagaaaaatggcactcatgatttacttttccgggccacacaaaatgatgcggcgggccagatttggcccccccgggccgccactttgacacatgtgctttagataGAGAACTAGCAGTTAAAGGGAATGGAATAAAGCCCGTGGATTGGGTGCTGGTCTAGAATGTCACTTTTCCTGGCCCAGACTCGCATTGATCTCCGACCTTTTAGCAACAACCAATGTAAATTCTTTCAGACTGACATTTAATACTATAACAAATCTGGATAGACTGCTAAAAGCTTAGTGGTGCATACGAATTTAATAAATTTAATACGCAGTTACCAAGATTAATCAAATCAATGCGGACAAACGCCAATCGTCTTTCACCACGTTTGACTTTGTGGGTGAGAGTATTCTGTTACTTGACACTAGCGGGCAAAAATACCCACTAACAGACCgacctaaaataaacatccaAGAAAAGAACCGGCCTCAGGCCACATTCTAATCTCATTAATGACTGATTTTCAAAATGCcaaatattttctttgacaAAGTATTTTTTCAGCCAAGAGCAAGCAGACTActttaactcattaactgccattgacaaccagACATTTTGCTCTCCTTGTTGGAAAATGACAGTTTTTGTTACATGCCACTTTATATGTTACCATGGCTATAGATTTTCTTTGTTAGTAACTGAGAAATCTGTCAATTTCATAAGCGCCGTGATTACGCCTTGAAATCTCcagcaaaataataaaaaaaatctgcattccATCTCTCACATTTCATACAATGTAACCTAGCAACCAGAAGCATCGCGTtatattgttttgatttgctCCTCCAAACACAGGCAAAAccgtattttgtgtttttatgatGGGGATATCGACTTCAAACTGAGCAGACATCATGACCACAAATTAAAATGGCTAGTCAACTGAAGCAAAATAGTCATCCACTTTTGATAtgtatattgttttgttgaggATTTAAAAGTTGCAAATcacgaaaaaaaattgaatgacaTCTTCTATAGATCAGGCCAAAAGCAGGATCTCACATAAGACAGGCGCAAGGATTACATTCCACAGACTGAACAGATTGAACACACATTTATAGTTACTTTACTTCAATCTATCACTGTCTTTCTCTTTTCTCCATTCGAGCCTGTTTCCCCTTCCTAGAAGCTTAAATCGTGCAGCTATTTCCTCAATAAGCCCATGTCCCTCAACATCCTGTTCACATAGCCGAAATCGAATCTTAGTGTTAATGGATGGAACAATGGCGTACTTGTGACATCACGAGTAGGACAGAATATTTATATACTCTGATTTGATTGGTTACAATAGTACTTATTGCACTTAAAAATGTCTGAACTCACTTACAATGGACATTTCTATGAAATGCCAGCTTCTATTTACAGTTTCTCCCCACCTTACAGCGGCATAGGCATTAATAATAGTAAATTTGAGAGACTTTAAAAGCTGAAAaggttttaatgtgccacatgggagtttgatGTACTCCCCTTGTGGTTGTTTATGTCTTGATTATTCAAAAAAATTCAGAAGCAACGCaattaacatatttatttatccaacaTGTTACTCACCTGTAACTGTCACTATGATGTACTGGGGTGATGTGCTCTGACCATTAGTTTTCTGGGCCCGGGTGTGCTGGCCTTCAGGGCTTATGTAGTGCTGCGCGGGAGCCGCTAGAACAGCTGACTTCTGGGTGGGCGGGGTTTGAGAAGAAAGTCCATCCTGCCCAGTTTTGGTTGATTGGTTAGCTGATGCAATGCTTCCAGAGGTTAGCGGTAGTCCGGCCAGGAAGTGTGCTGCTGTCTTGGCCGATGAGGGTGTGGTGGAAGCCGGCGTTGCTATGGTTACCGTGTTGGTCTGCTGAGGCTGGAGGTCTTCCGAGTATCCAgaagttgccatggcaaccaatGCGTTCAGCCACTATTTCTGTTGATTGAAAGAGGAATATTTGACAAATATACTCATCAGTCATCTTCTGTGATATTGCCACACACATTAGAGGATGTGCCTAAAGAGGAAGCAGAGATCCAAAGCAACGCAATATTTTGGAGATTTGACAACTTAAAGCAACGTGTCATATTCCCATACATATGTAAACATTGACAATTATATGAGCAATGCCGTAACGTTATCATGTCTAAAGCTAAAACCAGATTCCCTTCGACAATGACTCAGTCAGGACTTTAGACCATTCCGACGTAAAAATAAACCACTCCTGTGTTCACCTACACGGTAAACAAGAAGCGTAAATGATCGCCACACTTCGTGCCCGCGGACGTCTTTTTAGTGTCATACCGAAAAACTTTTCTCAAGTCGTTCGGAAGACCGatcagatctttttttttttaatagtcacATTTGAAACAAAGACGCGATTACTGAGATTGGGCAATAAAACAGCGTCGCTTGTTAGAAACTGAGTGTTGAGTTAGCGAGCGTGATAGCTTCCTTAGCTAGCAACTCATGTCACAATAGTTAGCTTCAGAAGAGCTATCAAGGTGAGAATAAGTGCTAACGTGACTGATATTATTCGAAAAAGACCATCGGAGTTCATTGTGTTGGAAGTTAGTTCACACAGTGACTACAGTAGTCGGGGAGAAAGTAGGGTAGTCACAAGCGTTAGAACGCACCCGCCATCTTGTGCTCTGATCAGAGATCTGACATCGCCATAACAACCGCCtgcgcacacaaaaaaaagctaGCAACCACTTTCATCACCGACATGACATTCTCGACCACTTTCACCAAACGCAGATCAGTCCataaacaaaccaacaaaaatcAGCCATGCAACTTTGGATCGCATCAAATTATGATATAATCTCCTTTTGGTCTGTTCACCTGTGTTTCTCCCCGGTAATGTCCTTTTTAGTCTTAAGTTTTTTCCCTTAGATTCGGGTTGTTGTTGACTCCCGTTGCTTGGTTCTTGTCGCTAGGACTACGGTGACTATGGCGCCTTGCCTTCACCGGGGCAACTGTTGCTAGCCTCTCTTTAAGCCCCGCCTGTTGCTATATTCTGATTGGACCACTCGGGAGGTGGTCCGTGCGTCATTAACAGTTCTGCTCTCTTATTGGACAATCgcaactgtctttcacttacatTGTGGCCAAGTGTCTCATGACTACTTCTAATGTCGGTGTAGTAAGAATCACCTCGAGAATGCCTGGAGGTTAAAAGAAAAGTCAAGTCGTCCTCATTTGGCGTCAAAACATGTCTTTATTCGTTATTTTTCTGCTATAAACATATTCGACTGTTTCCTACATTTACAAAAGGGGTCATGGTGGACCAAAGAAAACCTGTTTGTTGTTCTATGGGTTGTTTTGTCACACATTGTCAAAATTGAAATGGTCATAATTGTGCTCAGAAAAAAAGAGGCAATTCCCTTTTTAATGTCCATTTCAATATGTTATGGTCTTCACCATTTCTTATCTTTATCTAAGTGCCCCCTTTAGAAAGTAGCAGGACCAAGCTACAGTTTTGATATACATTCCATAGCGAGCGAATTGCTTGCTTGGTAGTTTAGCTTTTGTCACTATACAGAGTGCAGTGAAATAGTTTTACATCAGATTTAAGTTGTGACAAGAATTAAAGAGAACAAAAATctctaaataaataataaggcAGTTTAACACAACCATCTGCAGGCAGTGGGCACAATATCTTTGCATATGGAAATGCAGACGATCCATTTtccgtttttgttgttgatacaCATGAAATGTTAAactgaaatattttcttttttctaaaatGAGAAGCCCAAATGGCCCAAAAAATATACAAGAAATGCAAAgcgtgaaataaaataattttaaagttaagaataGGAAATAGGATGAACCATTTGTAGTACTTCACTGTAACTACTGTACAGTGGGGGACAAAAaactatgtttaaaaaatataaaaatggtgGCAGCAGTCAGGATGAAGCAAAATAAATTAAGGCATCAGTGGACAACATTAGACTCCAATCTTGCTCATGAgctgtatgatttttttgttttatgagcAAACGTGTacttataaaaatgtattgacAAATTATACCAGTTGTTGCGCAAAATGAGGGGAGTATGAAATATTTATCTCTCCTTAGAGGAAGCAGAACATATTTGAGCAGCACTGATTTGAGCCTATTTGTGCTTTGTTTATATGTCCTCTTGTGCCTCTTACGGTTTTCAAGTTTCTTATAAAAGGGTTTTGATGGGCTTtgctaaaaataaagaataaaataaaactgcacACTTATACACTTTTAATTCCCCTTTTGaaatcatgtatttttcttatgCAAATCCGACACTGCTCACTCTAAACCCACTTGGGTGGTAAGGTAAGAATCATTTTTTGTTACCATGGCGACCAAGCCACAGGACATTTGTTGAGCCATACTCATACTGTGTGCACTTACATTATTACAGGATAACACTTGTTAGATATGTCAATGTGATACACGCTGGAAATTTATGGCCAAACACAAATACGTATAACAGTGACGCCAATCACAGTCTACGCTTTTCAAACTGAAGtttgcatgcatatatatatatatatatatatatatatatatatatatatatatatatatatatatataatgaccTTGAATTGTAATTATGAATGTATACAACAATGTctgcatacaaaaaaaatagtcttgGAGAAACAAACTCTCTACTCAACTTTAAATGCGCACTTTAAAAACAACCGCAGCTATCCCAAACAAAGCTTTCAAGAATTTGTCTATTTTTGCATCAGACGGTATTAGATTAAATCATGACGGGCGGAAATGCCTCCTCACCATTCCCCCAGAAATGTCAACATGTTGTCGTGCATATGCTCCATTGATAAAGCAAAATGAAAGTGATCACTTCCTTTCAAGGAGATACGATGAATGAGATGTTGTTTTCTgtcaaacaaagcaaagccaCAACTAACAGTGAGGCCAGAAAGGTCAAATAAAAGGTCACGGGCGATTAGATTGCCGAGACCTCTGTTGACGTCACCCATGGCATCATTTTTGTAATCGCAAATTCTCCATTTCCGTATCTGCATTGTTTCCCATAAAGGTCTCAGCTCTTATCTCCAGACCCTGACGAAGACCTTAGGAGCTTCTCTGAGAAAATGAGACCTATAAAAGTTGTCCAAAACCACACCACTGACAAGGAGGGACATCACTTGGCTTTGTAGAGCCCTTTTCATCAGTGAGACAACTGCAGGACATTTTTTGCGCCATGTGGAAGGCAGCTCTCTTGACCCTGTGTCTGTTAGTGGCGTTAGTGGACCGGGTTCGGCCGAATGAAGGCCATTCCTCTTTCTATGGAATGAAGCTGTGTGGAAGAGAGTTTATACGAGCCGTCATTTTTACCTGTGGCGGCTCTCGTTGGAAGAGAAGCATTGAAGACTCGGGTAAGGCTCAAAAGCGAAGTAAATCGTTCAAAAATTTGTATAACTATTGATtgttaaacattttttgttcgTATCAGATCTCCTTGGAGCTGAGGTTTTTGAACAATGGAATGCAAAGCCTTTTTCTCAAATGGCCAGTGAGGACGATCCTGGGCAATCCAGTGTGTGGAAGGGTCCAAAATTGGATGTAGCTTCTGGATTCAGCCGCTCGGTCCGTTCGCCAATCTCGGAGGAGGTGCTGGAGGCTCTCCGGAGTGCTGATAGAAAAGGACGGGATGTCGTGGTGGGACTGTCGAATGCCTGCTGCAAGTGGGGCTGCAGCAAGAGTGAAATCAGCTCTTTGTGCTAAAGATTATCAtctgttgtatttatttttctttgcttttttacACTAATGTCATAATTTGTGTGGAgagtatgtttattttttccaatgttTGGCCggacaataaaatgaaatgctAAATAAAAGTTTCTCATTGTTCagaatgtataataataataataataataattattattattattattattattattattattattattatttttaccaatTTTGAGTAACCATTGGATTAAACTACTAAAGGCCCTTGTTAATTATACATTAATTGTGGACATATTGCCTGGAGTTTCCAAGATACCCAGTCGAGCAACGAGCGGTCGTAGTTCATTTGGAACTTGCCAAAATTGTGGATATGTTATGGAGTGAACAAAAAAAGAGCAACATATGGAATTCTTACTCCACTTTGACATGATTGATACATTTTACACTAATGGCAATATAGTTGTTTATTAACACATAACCAGCCCATGATTTTAATAGACCCCCAATGCATATGTTTGACactgaatgatcatgttttagtgccattgacggcgatagacgtcgcTGCCAAAATCTCCcatttcaaaaggattggacgtctatcgccgtcagtgaGAGAGTTCAAAAGATAAATAAGATCAAATCGGGGTGAACGTATACTTGGATGTAAATCGAGAAAATAACTTCTGGGCTTCAGATGACCACGAAGTGGGTGCATTGCTATTCTATTTCAGATTTTTTGAGCTATTGACAGTATTTACACAACGAAACGCCCAGTACGGAAGCCGAACGTGTTCATGCCGATCACCGGCTTGATTGCAAGGCATGCAATCTCTGTCACAGCTAGCAACACAGCACTCTCGGGAAGCTCCTGAGAGTTGAAGTTGTTTTTCGGTTCCACAGATCGTAATTATATGACGTTTATGTTAGTTTTTTCTGTGGAGCCACAGGATTGCTTACACAAACGAACGATCGATACATCGGAACTGGCAGGTAACAATTTCGCGGCACATTCAAGAAGATGCTAGCTAGCTGCGCTACATGCTAGCTACCGGAGGTTTTGGTTTGGGACGGTTCTGAAATGAATATTAATACCCTTCATTTAGGTTTTCGACATAGGCGTGAGTTTAATTAAAGCCCCGTAGTTTGTCAAGGTGCCGCAGTGGTTGTTAACGAATGAGTTTTCGTATTAAGGTTTGCAACGACAATTTTGCTGGTTCGTCGGAAATCGGTGCCCGTGTCGTCCGGGCCTCTTGCTATAAGATTAGTCGGATCACGATTTCAACCTCATAGCATACTTCAAATAACCTATTGACGCATAACTGC
The Stigmatopora argus isolate UIUO_Sarg chromosome 7, RoL_Sarg_1.0, whole genome shotgun sequence DNA segment above includes these coding regions:
- the rln3b gene encoding relaxin-3b, which produces MWKAALLTLCLLVALVDRVRPNEGHSSFYGMKLCGREFIRAVIFTCGGSRWKRSIEDSDLLGAEVFEQWNAKPFSQMASEDDPGQSSVWKGPKLDVASGFSRSVRSPISEEVLEALRSADRKGRDVVVGLSNACCKWGCSKSEISSLC